The Acidiferrobacter thiooxydans region CCGCTCAATACAAAGAAAAAGACCACCGCCGCGCGGCCCGCCCAGGCCAGTCCAAGCGGGGTATAAGACAGCCATTGCAGGGTATGATAAGCGTGCGCATAGCGGCGTCGGCCGGCATCGGCCAGGACCAGCACATAGTGCGACAAGACCACCGACACGGCCGCGAGTCCGCGCGTGGCATCCAGTGATCTGACCCGCCCATCCGCCAACGCAGTCCCCCGTGCCCCAACGCCACGCCCGCCCCTTGCCGACGCCTACCTCTGTGTAGAGGGCCGTAGACCTCAGCAGTTCCCGTCGTACGCCGATCAATCCGGCACCGTAGGTGGTGGGTAACAGGTACGGCCTGGGTGCGATGCGCCACGATCATGGCGCTGCGACCGACATCCTTCCCCTCGGTGGGCATCGCCATCGACCCTGAGGTACCCATCGGCGCAGGCCCCGACCCCCTATTCGACCGCTCGCTGCAACGGGGGTTGATCTGCTACGACGGGCGATGTTTGTGCGCAAGGGGCCCCAGCATTGATGCCGGAGAGGGAGGGTGTCGATCGCGAGGCGATCACCGTCCCCTGGTTGATCCATGGGGCGCAATCGTCGCTGAGTACCACAATATTATTGATTATTAATTCTATAAAACATTAGCGGCCCGGATTCGTGCGCCCATACAGAAATGCCAGACGCGCGAGACGCGCTGGGATGGCCTCCGCGACATCCTCCCAATGGAACCGGAATCCCCAATTTCCGCCGCACTTCCCCGGGGTATTCATGCGCGCGCTACTGCCAAGACTCAGCACGTCCTGCCACGGTACCACGGCGAGACCGGCAACCGAGGCGATGACCGCGCGCATCACCGCCCACGCCGGGTCGCCGTTGGCATCCGGCAGATAATCATGCACGAGGGTCCGTTCGCGCGCGGTCAGCGCCGCATACCAACCGGTCGTGGTGTCATTATCGTGGGTGCCAGTATAGGCCACGCTGTTGGCCTGGTAATTGTGCGGGAGATGCGGATTCCCGGGATCACCGTCGAAGCCAAATTGCAGGACACGCATGCCCGGCAGATCGTAGCGGTCGCGCAGGGCATGGACATCGTCTGTGATGATACCGAGATCCTCGGCAATCAAGGGGAGATCCCCAAAGGCCTCTTGTAGGGCCTGGAGCAAGGCATCGCCGGGCACCGCCATCCATTCCCCGCCGGCCGCGGTAGGTGCCGAAGCCGGGACCGCCCAGGACGCGACGAAGCCGCGGAAATGGTCTATCCGCAACCAGTCGAACAGCTCCCGCTGGGTGCGCACCCGCTCGCGCCACCAGGCAAAGCCGTCGGCGGCCATGCGCGCCCACCGGTAATGCGGATTCCCCCAGCGCTGGCCGTGCGCCGAGAAATAATCGGGCGGCACGCCGGTCACGATCTCCGGGCGTCCGTCGGCATCCAGCACGAAAAGATCGCGGTGTGCCCAGACATCGGCGCTGTCCTCGGCGACAAAGATCGGCATGTCCCCGAAAAGACGCAGGCCGCGCGCTGCGGCATAGCCGCGCAGCGCGTGCCACTGCCGGAAAAATACAAACTGCGCGAACGCCACCGCCTCGCAGGAATCGGACCCCGGATAGGCCGCCAGTGCCTGCGGATCGCGATCCTTGAGGGCCGCCGGCCACTGCCACCAAGGCGCCCCGCCACACTGGGCCTTGATGCATTCGTAGGCGCAGTAATCCGGCAACCAAGCCGCATGGCGTACACGGAATTCCTGGAATTCGGCCTGGTCGGCGGCCGACGCATGCACCGCAAAACCGTGATAGGCGGCGCTGAGTGCCACCTCGCGCGCGGCGGCATCGGCCAAGGCCGCGCGGGCCTCGGCCATCCCGATCCAACCGCATTCAGCGAGATCTTCGAGGTCTATAAGTCCGACATCACCGGCATGCGCTGAGGGGCTATTGTAGGGTGAGCCGCCACCGGGCGGACCGAGCGGCAGGACCTGCCAGACGCTCACCCCGGCCGCCACCAAGACATCCACGAAGCGTCGCGCGTGCGCGCCCATGGTGCCCTTGAGACCGTCCCCGGGCAGGGAGCTTGGATGTAGCAAAACGCCCAGGCGGCGACGATCGAGGACCGGCGTGCCGCGCCGCTTAACCGTCATAGCGCCCCGGACGAACGCATGGCACCACCGCGCTCGGAGCGGTCTGCGCCCTGCTGAGTGAACCCCTCCCCGGCAAGCGGAGATGGCGGCTCACCGAGGATGTGATAGAGGTCGGCGATGTGGCGGCGATACAGACGCTCGAAATCCTGCACCGTATCGCGCGGATTATAATCGCCGAACCACCAGCACCAGTCGGAGCCCTCGCATACCGCCAGCGCCTCGCTGGCGCGCTCGGCGTCCTCGGGTGACAGCCGACCCTGGGCCATGACGCGATCATAGTCGGCCTTCGCCTGGACGAGGATGTCCCAGGCACGGTTCTTGTCGGGGCTGCCGATCCAGGTCGCGAAGGTGCCATTCACCCAGCTACCGGCGATGAGCGGCGGAAGCATGGCCGGGGCATGGCCCTCATCGATATATTGCGAGAAGGTCGTGAGATGGATCTGTGGGTGGGCCACCAATCGCTCGTAGAGCGCACGCAGGAAGTAGTACCCGTTCTCGGGGTAATACTCCCAGGCATTCTCCCCATCCATGATGATTGCGACCAGCGGCGCGTGACCGGGCTGCGCGGCGCGGGCGATGGTCTCCAGGTGCGAGATCAAGTTGCCGACGGCATCGTCGGCGTGCCAATCGGCATAGGAAAACCCGATCAGATCCGACAGGCCGTCGTCGCGAAAGACGCAGCGCACGGTCCGCCCCGGCTCCCCATAGATCCTGTGACACTGGCCATGGCCGCCGTCCTTGCCGCCCGCCTGCAGACTATGGCGCAGGACACGCTCACCCGATGCCGTCCACTTGATCCCGGCGTCATCAAGCAACGCCAGCATCTGCGCGCTAAGACCGCCCTCGGCCGGCCAGCAGCCGGCGGCAGCGAACCCGAAATGTCGAGCGAAGGCCTCCTGACCTGCCCGGATCTGCCAGCGCGCCCGCGCCTCGCCGCCCGGATAGTGCGGGGCGACCGGCAGGCGCACGTCCGGCTGCGCCTCGCGCGCCACCGCAAAATCGAGCAAAAGCGGCACGATCGGGTGCGTGTAGGGGGTAAACGACAGCTCCACTTGTCCGCTTTCGGCAAGCCTCCGGTAGCGAGGCACGAGGCCGGTCAGGATCTCCTCCGCCACCCTCAACACGGTGATCGCCGACTCCTCGTCGAAGCCCTCACCTCTTTGCAGAAGTGGGGCGATGCGCGCGTCCGCGCGCCGTACCGTCTCACCGAACCAGCCCAGGTGATACCAGACGACGAGATCGCGCAGATAATGGCAGTCGAGGTAACCGGAAAGCCCGGGGTCAGCGACCACGGGCGCGGCCAGCGCCACCAGGCGCTTGAACGCCGGGAACCGGTCGATCACGCGTGCCTTGTTGGCCTTGAGACAGGCCGCGATGAGCGCCGCGCGCTCCGGCCCAGGCGGCGGCCAATGACCGGCGAGCGCCGCGAGCAGCGGATCGCGCAGCGGCGTGCGCTCGCGTAGATAGGCCTGCAGCTGTTGCCCATAATCCGCAATCTGATCGAGCAGAACAGGTGAGAAATTGACGACGGCGCGCGCCCCTGGCACCGACTCGATATGCGCCGCCATATCGACGTAATCCTTGATGGCATGCAGATACACCCATGGCTGCTGGTACTGGCCATCGGACAGGCGCCGGTACTGCGGCTGATGCATGTGCCAGCACAACACCAGATTCAAGCGGTCATCACCGGACATAATGCAATTCCTGGCCCAGCATCTCGGGCGTCACCACGACGACCCCTTCCGGCGTCACATGATAACGGCGTGCGTCCTCGTCGTGATCCCAGCCTATGACACTGCCCTCAGGTATGCGACACCCTTTGTCGATGATCGCGCGCCGGATACGGCTATGCCGGCCTATGTCGACACTGCCCATGACCACCGAATCGATCACCTCCGCGTAGGAATGCGCATGCACCGCCGAAAACAACAGCGAATGACGGATACGCGCCCCAGAGATCACACAGCCGCCCGACACCATGGAGTCCACGGCCATGCCGCGGCGCCCGTCATCCTCATCGAAGATGAACTTGGCCGGCGGATACTGCTCCTGATAGGTCCAGATCGGCCAGGAGGTGTCATACAGGTTGAGCTCCGGGGTCACGCCGACCAACTCCATGTTGGCCTCCCAGTAGGCATCCAGCGTGCCGACGTCGCGCCAGTAGGCCGATTGTCCACTGCCATCGCCCGAGAAGGCATAGGCCATGACCCGGTACCGATCTATGGCCCCGGGAATCACGTTATGCCCGAAATCATGCCGCGAGGCCTTGGTATCGGCATCCTTGACAAGCTGCTCATAGAGGAAGCGTGCGCTAAACACATAAATTCCCATGGAAGCGAGTGCGGTGTTGCCACCCGCGACGGTCGGTATCGGATCGGCTGGCTTCTCGTCGAAGCGCACAATGCGCCCCATGTCGTCTGTGGCCATGACCCCAAAATCGCTCGCGCGATCGAGTGGGACATGCACGCAGCCTACGGTGAGGTCTGCGCCTTTGCGCACATGATGGGCAATCATCGGCCCGTAATCCATCTTGTAGACATGATCGCCGGCCAGGATCAGGACGTAATCCGGGTCATGATTGCGCACGATATCGAGGTTCTGGTAGACCGCATCGGCGGTCCCCGCGTACCACGAGGACTCGATACGCTGCTGCGCCGGTAAAAGTTCCACGAACTCCCCGAAATCCCCGCGCAAGGTCCCCCAGCCTTTCTGGATATGATGGATGAGGGAGTGGGCCTTGTATTGGGTCAAGACCCCGATGCGCCGGATGCCCGAGTTCACGCAATTCGACAGCGGGAAATCGATGACCCGGAACTTGCCCCCGAACGGCACTGCCGGTTTCGCGCGCCACATCGTCAGGTGCTTCAGCCGCGACCCGCGGCCGCCGGCAAGGATGAGCGCCAGGGTGTTGCG contains the following coding sequences:
- the malQ gene encoding 4-alpha-glucanotransferase, with amino-acid sequence MTVKRRGTPVLDRRRLGVLLHPSSLPGDGLKGTMGAHARRFVDVLVAAGVSVWQVLPLGPPGGGSPYNSPSAHAGDVGLIDLEDLAECGWIGMAEARAALADAAAREVALSAAYHGFAVHASAADQAEFQEFRVRHAAWLPDYCAYECIKAQCGGAPWWQWPAALKDRDPQALAAYPGSDSCEAVAFAQFVFFRQWHALRGYAAARGLRLFGDMPIFVAEDSADVWAHRDLFVLDADGRPEIVTGVPPDYFSAHGQRWGNPHYRWARMAADGFAWWRERVRTQRELFDWLRIDHFRGFVASWAVPASAPTAAGGEWMAVPGDALLQALQEAFGDLPLIAEDLGIITDDVHALRDRYDLPGMRVLQFGFDGDPGNPHLPHNYQANSVAYTGTHDNDTTTGWYAALTARERTLVHDYLPDANGDPAWAVMRAVIASVAGLAVVPWQDVLSLGSSARMNTPGKCGGNWGFRFHWEDVAEAIPARLARLAFLYGRTNPGR
- a CDS encoding glycoside hydrolase family 57 protein — translated: MSGDDRLNLVLCWHMHQPQYRRLSDGQYQQPWVYLHAIKDYVDMAAHIESVPGARAVVNFSPVLLDQIADYGQQLQAYLRERTPLRDPLLAALAGHWPPPGPERAALIAACLKANKARVIDRFPAFKRLVALAAPVVADPGLSGYLDCHYLRDLVVWYHLGWFGETVRRADARIAPLLQRGEGFDEESAITVLRVAEEILTGLVPRYRRLAESGQVELSFTPYTHPIVPLLLDFAVAREAQPDVRLPVAPHYPGGEARARWQIRAGQEAFARHFGFAAAGCWPAEGGLSAQMLALLDDAGIKWTASGERVLRHSLQAGGKDGGHGQCHRIYGEPGRTVRCVFRDDGLSDLIGFSYADWHADDAVGNLISHLETIARAAQPGHAPLVAIIMDGENAWEYYPENGYYFLRALYERLVAHPQIHLTTFSQYIDEGHAPAMLPPLIAGSWVNGTFATWIGSPDKNRAWDILVQAKADYDRVMAQGRLSPEDAERASEALAVCEGSDWCWWFGDYNPRDTVQDFERLYRRHIADLYHILGEPPSPLAGEGFTQQGADRSERGGAMRSSGAL
- the glgC gene encoding glucose-1-phosphate adenylyltransferase, giving the protein MDQAPRFVSQLTRNTLALILAGGRGSRLKHLTMWRAKPAVPFGGKFRVIDFPLSNCVNSGIRRIGVLTQYKAHSLIHHIQKGWGTLRGDFGEFVELLPAQQRIESSWYAGTADAVYQNLDIVRNHDPDYVLILAGDHVYKMDYGPMIAHHVRKGADLTVGCVHVPLDRASDFGVMATDDMGRIVRFDEKPADPIPTVAGGNTALASMGIYVFSARFLYEQLVKDADTKASRHDFGHNVIPGAIDRYRVMAYAFSGDGSGQSAYWRDVGTLDAYWEANMELVGVTPELNLYDTSWPIWTYQEQYPPAKFIFDEDDGRRGMAVDSMVSGGCVISGARIRHSLLFSAVHAHSYAEVIDSVVMGSVDIGRHSRIRRAIIDKGCRIPEGSVIGWDHDEDARRYHVTPEGVVVVTPEMLGQELHYVR